One Cohnella candidum genomic region harbors:
- a CDS encoding tetratricopeptide repeat protein, translating into MSQRKRAASNKSRRPKVIPMRLDATFFFERAVQSLDRFHYDKALKYFRRAVEYEPENPVNHCNMAGILSEMGRYEESNVILRSVLDQIDPAMTECYYYLANNYANMELYEAAEEALVRYLENDPEGQFLDEADELLDLLGYELNRPTKIATIKSKENMYAHDKARELLEAGRFAEAVKILEDIIERQPDFLAARNNLGLAYYYMGLFDKSVQTITEVLDAEPGNLHALCNLAIFYQHANRDAALRSLMEKLRKTVPFHPEHVFKLATTLGIVGEHREAYRHFRRLLKTGELSGEPSLHHFAAVAAANLGLFDESDRYWRQAGRLDPDSEVPAFYLKKLEKIRAGEEKPPVHYHYHLPFEEQFKRWETSPGLVSEALKRDPLIRSSFFWALRHGDRRTKVQVIQALGLVADDEVIEALKAFLVDPEEEDELKRVAVLVLRSIGVQDSLVVTFSGRTLTLEARRKSAKLPVWDSAWQAVLEQALENMSGRYDVVQQHDMMTLWVDYLSRVYPEVPKLHKASGWAAALEYWTAKMHRRTITYSDLVNRYGASQASISRYANRIDEACGIREKLDLTTPAFKEPK; encoded by the coding sequence ATGAGTCAGCGGAAACGCGCGGCCAGCAACAAAAGCCGTCGTCCGAAAGTGATTCCGATGCGTCTGGACGCGACTTTTTTCTTCGAACGCGCCGTGCAGTCGCTGGATCGGTTTCATTACGACAAGGCACTGAAGTATTTTCGCCGGGCTGTCGAATACGAACCGGAAAATCCGGTGAACCACTGCAATATGGCCGGCATTTTGTCGGAAATGGGGCGCTACGAGGAATCGAACGTGATTTTGCGGTCGGTTCTCGACCAGATCGATCCCGCGATGACCGAGTGCTACTATTACTTGGCCAACAATTACGCGAACATGGAGCTCTACGAGGCCGCCGAAGAAGCGCTCGTGCGCTATTTGGAGAACGACCCGGAAGGCCAGTTCCTCGACGAAGCGGACGAACTGCTGGACCTTCTCGGCTATGAGCTGAATCGCCCGACGAAGATCGCCACGATCAAGTCGAAGGAGAACATGTACGCGCACGATAAGGCGCGCGAGCTCCTGGAGGCCGGAAGGTTCGCCGAAGCGGTCAAAATCCTGGAAGATATTATCGAGCGCCAGCCGGACTTCCTGGCCGCGCGGAACAATCTGGGCTTGGCATACTATTACATGGGCCTGTTCGACAAATCGGTCCAGACGATCACCGAGGTGCTGGACGCGGAGCCGGGCAACCTGCACGCGCTCTGCAATCTGGCGATTTTTTACCAGCATGCCAACCGAGACGCGGCGCTTCGGTCGCTGATGGAGAAGCTCCGGAAGACGGTGCCGTTCCATCCCGAGCACGTGTTCAAGCTGGCCACGACCCTTGGGATCGTCGGCGAGCACCGGGAAGCCTACCGGCACTTCCGGCGGCTGCTGAAGACCGGCGAGTTGTCCGGCGAACCCAGCCTGCACCACTTCGCGGCCGTGGCCGCGGCCAATCTCGGCCTCTTCGACGAATCGGACCGGTATTGGCGGCAGGCGGGACGGCTGGATCCGGATTCGGAAGTGCCCGCGTTTTATTTGAAGAAGCTCGAGAAGATCCGCGCGGGGGAAGAGAAGCCGCCGGTCCATTATCACTACCACTTGCCCTTCGAAGAGCAGTTCAAGCGGTGGGAGACGAGTCCCGGCCTCGTGTCGGAAGCTTTGAAACGCGATCCGCTCATCCGTTCGTCCTTCTTCTGGGCGCTCCGCCACGGAGACCGCCGCACGAAGGTCCAGGTCATCCAAGCGCTCGGCCTCGTGGCCGACGATGAGGTGATCGAGGCCCTGAAGGCTTTCCTGGTAGACCCGGAGGAAGAGGACGAGCTCAAACGCGTGGCGGTGCTCGTTCTTCGCTCGATCGGCGTGCAGGATTCGCTGGTCGTGACGTTCAGCGGCCGCACGCTGACGCTGGAAGCCCGCCGCAAATCGGCGAAGCTTCCCGTATGGGACAGCGCGTGGCAGGCGGTGCTGGAGCAGGCGCTCGAGAACATGTCCGGCCGCTACGACGTCGTGCAGCAGCACGACATGATGACGCTGTGGGTCGATTACTTGTCCCGCGTGTACCCGGAAGTGCCGAAGCTGCACAAGGCTTCCGGCTGGGCCGCGGCGCTCGAGTATTGGACCGCCAAGATGCATCGCAGGACGATCACCTATTCCGATTTGGTGAACCGTTACGGGGCGTCCCAGGCGAGCATCAGCCGGTATGCCAACCGGATCGACGAAGCCTGCGGCATCCGCGAGAAATTGGATTTAACGACTCCCGCGTTCAAGGAGCCTAAATAA
- the trxB gene encoding thioredoxin-disulfide reductase has product MYKSIVIGTGPSGLTAAIYLARANLNPLVIEGPEPGGQLTTTTEVENFPGFPEGIMGPDLMANMRKQAERFGAEFRTGWVNSVDTSKRPFTLTLEGGETLQGETLIISTGASAKYLGIPNERDNVGRGVSTCATCDGFFFRGKKIIVVGGGDSAMEEANFLTRFASEVVLVHRRPELRASKIMQDRARENPKITWNLNRTPLEVVATGMGVTGLKVLNNETNQEEIIETQGLFVAIGHTPNTKFLNGQIDTDEIGYIKVKPGTSETNVPGIFACGDVQDNKYRQAITAAGSGCMAALDAEKFLEGSAVHDWSGALS; this is encoded by the coding sequence ATGTACAAATCGATCGTAATCGGAACAGGCCCTTCCGGGCTGACGGCGGCCATCTACCTGGCGCGCGCCAACCTGAATCCGCTGGTCATCGAAGGACCGGAACCGGGCGGACAATTGACCACGACCACTGAAGTCGAGAACTTCCCGGGCTTCCCGGAAGGGATCATGGGCCCTGATCTGATGGCCAACATGCGCAAGCAAGCCGAGCGTTTCGGCGCCGAATTCCGTACCGGCTGGGTCAACTCGGTGGATACGTCCAAACGTCCGTTCACGCTGACCCTGGAAGGCGGGGAAACGCTGCAGGGCGAGACGCTGATCATCTCCACCGGCGCTTCCGCGAAGTACCTGGGTATCCCGAACGAACGCGACAACGTAGGTCGCGGCGTCAGCACGTGCGCGACCTGTGACGGATTCTTCTTCCGCGGCAAGAAAATCATCGTCGTCGGCGGCGGGGACTCCGCCATGGAAGAAGCGAACTTCCTGACGAGATTCGCGTCCGAGGTCGTTCTCGTACATCGCCGGCCGGAGCTGCGCGCTTCCAAGATCATGCAGGACCGCGCCCGCGAAAACCCGAAAATCACGTGGAACCTCAACCGCACGCCGCTCGAAGTCGTCGCGACCGGCATGGGCGTGACGGGGCTGAAGGTCCTGAACAACGAGACGAACCAAGAAGAAATCATCGAAACGCAAGGCCTGTTCGTCGCGATCGGCCACACGCCGAACACGAAGTTCCTGAACGGCCAGATCGACACGGACGAGATCGGCTACATCAAGGTGAAGCCGGGTACCTCCGAGACCAACGTGCCGGGCATTTTCGCCTGCGGCGACGTGCAGGACAACAAATACCGTCAAGCGATCACGGCGGCCGGAAGCGGCTGCATGGCGGCGCTTGACGCCGAGAAGTTCCTGGAAGGCTCGGCCGTCCACGACTGGTCGGGAGCCCTTTCCTAA
- a CDS encoding ROK family glucokinase, with protein MSDKIYVGVDIGGTAIKVGICNESGDLLQTYEGPTETEQGTDAILSKIANYARHVVSESPYTWEQVAGVGVGIPGFMDFDKGFIKFSPNLPLTNVPLKDHLEAALNKPVRVNNDANVAALGEAWGGAGRGVSSVVCYTLGTGVGGGIVVGGRLIEGFSGMAGELGHISIVPDLEAIQCGCGKIGCLETVSSATGIIRMAKDAVERGDRTSLSLVETIMAKDVVDAAKNGDEVAQRIVSRAAFYLGKSMALVAVVVNPQRFIIGGGVSKAGEFLFSQIREVFQKYTQDKAQEGVDIVAAELGNNAGVVGAAGLMHNA; from the coding sequence ATGTCGGATAAAATCTACGTCGGTGTGGATATCGGCGGTACCGCAATCAAGGTGGGCATTTGCAACGAGAGCGGGGATCTTCTCCAAACGTACGAAGGTCCGACCGAAACGGAGCAAGGGACCGACGCGATCCTGAGCAAAATCGCCAATTACGCCCGGCATGTCGTTTCCGAATCTCCTTACACGTGGGAGCAGGTCGCCGGCGTTGGGGTAGGCATCCCGGGTTTCATGGATTTCGACAAAGGCTTCATTAAGTTTTCTCCGAACCTTCCGCTGACCAACGTGCCCTTGAAGGACCACTTGGAGGCAGCGTTAAATAAACCCGTAAGAGTCAACAACGACGCGAACGTCGCGGCCCTCGGCGAAGCTTGGGGCGGAGCGGGACGCGGAGTATCCAGCGTCGTGTGCTACACGCTCGGAACCGGCGTCGGCGGCGGCATCGTCGTCGGCGGGCGCCTGATCGAAGGCTTCTCCGGCATGGCTGGCGAGCTCGGCCACATTTCGATCGTGCCGGACCTGGAAGCCATCCAATGCGGCTGCGGCAAAATCGGCTGTCTGGAGACGGTATCCTCGGCGACCGGCATCATCCGGATGGCGAAAGACGCCGTCGAGAGAGGCGATCGGACCTCGCTGTCCCTCGTCGAGACGATCATGGCGAAGGACGTCGTCGACGCGGCGAAGAACGGCGACGAAGTCGCGCAGCGGATCGTCAGCCGGGCGGCCTTCTACCTCGGCAAGTCGATGGCGCTGGTCGCCGTCGTCGTGAACCCCCAGCGCTTCATTATCGGCGGCGGGGTGAGCAAGGCGGGAGAGTTCCTGTTCTCCCAAATTCGCGAAGTGTTCCAGAAGTATACGCAGGATAAGGCGCAAGAAGGTGTCGACATCGTGGCGGCCGAACTCGGCAACAATGCCGGAGTTGTCGGAGCCGCCGGTTTGATGCACAACGCCTAA